The sequence TGATCCTGTTTCTGCTTATGATCTAGTCGTGTTGAGCTAACTTAATTTTAACATATAACCGGCCGGTTCAAAAAATTAAGTTTttgtaattaaattttgaagtctCAAAAATAAATTCCAAATATTATTAGAGTCCAATGGTTTTCTTATTGAAAAAATACATGAATGAATCAAGTAATCTAGCAATTTAAATTTCCTGACTCAATAATTAACCTTCTGACTGTTACTTTTCGTATTGTTTTTCCGAGATTATTTCAGCTTTGTGCTACAAAGGATGGGTCAATTGGTGAGTCGGGTAGATGGGTTGAAGGGAAGTGGGAGTGGGAGTTCAAATGGAGAAGGGAACCGTTCGAGAGGGAGAGGGGGGCGATTTCTGCCTTGACTGATTTTATCTCTGTTACTGCTCCTTGTACAGGTAAAGCGGATGGGTGGAATTGGAAGGCATCCAAGGATGGTGAATACTCAACAAAATCAGCATATATCACCATTGCGGCAGCTAGAAACGAGCCACCCTCTTCAATTGTTCCAACCGAGCTGCTGGAAAGTGTTCTGAAAACGCCATCTCCTCACAAGGCGAGAGTTAATGCTTGGCGATGTTTGAGAAAAAGGTTAGCAACTTGTGATAACTTAGTTAAGAGGCATGTCGCGATGACAGTCGAGGAACTCTTATGCAACTGCTGCGTGTCCAGAGAAGAAACGACGGATCATCTTTTTGTTCTTTGCCCGAATGTTGAAAAA comes from Salvia miltiorrhiza cultivar Shanhuang (shh) chromosome 3, IMPLAD_Smil_shh, whole genome shotgun sequence and encodes:
- the LOC131018188 gene encoding uncharacterized protein LOC131018188, producing MNQLCATKDGSIGESGRWVEGKWEWEFKWRREPFERERGAISALTDFISVTAPCTGKADGWNWKASKDGEYSTKSAYITIAAARNEPPSSIVPTELLESVLKTPSPHKARVNAWRCLRKRLATCDNLVKRHVAMTVEELLCNCCVSREETTDHLFVLCPNVEKIWDEIQKWISTHAARPQNIVQHFNWFTHIGRDKKSGKLLKMI